In Rubripirellula tenax, the following are encoded in one genomic region:
- a CDS encoding DUF1552 domain-containing protein, which produces MNHSPSPFRRRAFLRGTGITLALPWLETMSVCARGADTAGGMAADEIPKRSVFCMWGLGLNGRDFTPTTTGPDYEITPILQPLERHRRDFTTVSGLKLTHSGGHGGDRTFLTGTNTHASSSKLRVSCDQELADAIGHQTRYSSLTLGIRRGTGFGNPQDNTLSWSRSGTPIPAENRPHVLFDKLFRPDTADTLAEREAAFARRSSVLDSVRGEARAFADRLGKVDREKLDEYFTGIRDLEKQMQVEKTWLYEPKPSVDAPEFGDEQGLDPTRSGLDYRRYQRLMYDLITLALQTDSTRVISYMARMDNSDGTGAFKGEGNPYGYHEMTHHGEDPDKLRWWTKADTWYMEEWAYFLDRLKSVKEGDGTLLDHTMVVWGSSGGTINAHNNHHLPAILCGGGGIGVKHQGHVVKENAYLGNLWQTMFGVMDVPVPKNFQGGEADGVIGEII; this is translated from the coding sequence ATGAATCATTCACCCTCACCCTTTCGTCGTCGGGCGTTTCTTCGAGGCACCGGCATCACGCTGGCACTACCGTGGCTGGAAACGATGAGCGTTTGTGCTCGCGGCGCCGACACGGCCGGTGGCATGGCGGCTGACGAAATTCCCAAGCGTTCCGTTTTTTGCATGTGGGGACTCGGACTCAACGGCCGCGACTTCACGCCCACCACGACGGGGCCGGATTACGAGATCACGCCCATCTTGCAGCCACTCGAGCGTCATCGTCGCGACTTCACCACCGTCAGTGGACTCAAGCTGACTCATTCGGGCGGCCACGGTGGCGATCGCACTTTTTTAACGGGAACCAACACGCACGCCAGCAGCAGCAAACTTCGCGTCTCTTGTGATCAGGAACTCGCCGACGCGATCGGTCACCAGACGCGATACTCTTCGCTAACGCTCGGCATCCGACGTGGAACAGGGTTTGGCAACCCGCAAGACAACACGCTTTCTTGGAGCCGCAGCGGCACGCCGATTCCGGCAGAGAACCGGCCGCACGTGCTGTTCGACAAGCTCTTCCGCCCCGACACCGCTGACACACTTGCCGAGCGTGAAGCCGCGTTTGCGAGGCGGTCCAGCGTGCTGGATTCGGTGCGAGGCGAAGCCCGTGCGTTCGCGGATCGTCTCGGTAAAGTCGACCGCGAAAAGCTCGACGAATACTTCACGGGAATCCGTGACCTCGAGAAACAGATGCAAGTCGAAAAGACTTGGTTGTATGAACCGAAGCCGTCCGTCGACGCCCCCGAGTTTGGCGATGAACAGGGCCTCGACCCGACACGCAGCGGCCTGGATTATCGTCGCTATCAACGGCTGATGTATGACTTGATCACGCTTGCGTTGCAAACCGATAGCACCCGCGTGATCTCCTACATGGCTCGCATGGACAATTCCGATGGCACCGGCGCATTCAAGGGCGAGGGCAACCCCTACGGCTATCACGAAATGACGCATCACGGCGAGGACCCTGACAAGCTACGTTGGTGGACCAAAGCTGACACGTGGTACATGGAGGAATGGGCCTACTTCCTGGACCGATTGAAATCAGTGAAGGAGGGCGACGGCACGTTGTTGGATCACACGATGGTGGTGTGGGGATCGTCCGGCGGAACCATCAACGCTCACAACAACCACCATTTGCCCGCCATCCTTTGCGGCGGGGGTGGCATCGGAGTGAAACACCAAGGGCACGTCGTCAAGGAGAACGCCTACCTAGGCAACCTTTGGCAAACCATGTTCGGCGTGATGGATGTGCCGGTACCCAAGAATTTCCAAGGCGGCGAGGCCGATGGGGTGATCGGCGAGATCATCTAA
- a CDS encoding sialate O-acetylesterase: MEPNARVTRAVSARTMIVMTVCWGSMCSCATADESMPLRFAGIFGDQMVLQRECKNAIWGQCSPNQNVTVLASWSDRTVTAVADDAGRWKATIDTPEAGGPFDLTVATNDQEVRLRDVFVGEVWICSGQSNMQWKMRGFGLEHFKEDVDKANYPRIRYCEIPAVIALEDQDDVLTKWTVCNPQTVLNLSAVGYFFGSRLHQELDVPIGLVSTNWGGSSAEAWVSPDVLRQDFPEFTETLDGYPAIAEKTGVLYQRGKPAPKGMNQRSPSVLYNSMLKPLIPFSFRGVIWYQGESNVERPKQYRTLFPGLIRDWRNRWGQGDFPFYFVQIAPFVYKDKPVSAAYLREAQMMTLAEPNTGMVVTMDVGDFTNIHPKQKKPVGERLARLALARDYGRDDLLASSPIYQSHTTEDDSIRIQFAHTGGVLMASDSQPLTHFMIAANDQHFVDADAIVDGETIVVRSENVTAPVAVRFAWGSGDMPNLVNQAGLPASSFRTDQWAIERE, encoded by the coding sequence ATGGAACCGAACGCTCGCGTTACCCGGGCAGTGTCCGCCCGAACGATGATCGTCATGACAGTGTGCTGGGGATCGATGTGCTCGTGTGCGACGGCGGATGAGAGCATGCCGCTTCGGTTTGCTGGCATCTTTGGTGACCAAATGGTTCTGCAACGAGAATGCAAGAACGCGATATGGGGCCAATGCAGCCCCAATCAAAACGTGACGGTTCTTGCGTCATGGTCGGACCGAACGGTCACGGCGGTGGCGGACGATGCGGGACGATGGAAAGCAACGATCGACACCCCTGAAGCAGGAGGCCCGTTTGACTTGACGGTCGCAACCAACGATCAAGAAGTTCGGCTGCGTGATGTGTTCGTTGGGGAAGTATGGATCTGTTCCGGCCAGTCCAACATGCAGTGGAAAATGCGTGGCTTCGGATTGGAGCATTTCAAAGAAGACGTCGACAAAGCGAACTACCCTCGCATCCGTTATTGCGAAATCCCCGCCGTGATCGCGTTGGAAGACCAGGACGACGTTCTCACTAAATGGACAGTGTGCAATCCGCAAACGGTATTGAATTTGAGTGCGGTTGGCTATTTCTTTGGCTCTCGATTGCACCAAGAGTTGGATGTTCCGATCGGGTTGGTGTCGACCAATTGGGGAGGATCGTCGGCCGAGGCCTGGGTCAGCCCCGACGTGCTGCGTCAGGATTTTCCCGAGTTCACCGAGACGCTCGATGGGTACCCGGCAATCGCCGAGAAGACTGGCGTTCTTTATCAGCGCGGCAAACCCGCCCCCAAAGGAATGAATCAACGTAGTCCAAGCGTGCTTTACAACAGCATGCTCAAGCCGTTGATCCCGTTCTCGTTTCGCGGCGTGATTTGGTACCAGGGCGAATCCAATGTTGAACGCCCCAAGCAGTATCGGACACTCTTTCCCGGTTTGATCCGTGATTGGCGGAATCGATGGGGCCAAGGCGACTTCCCGTTCTACTTTGTCCAAATCGCTCCGTTTGTTTATAAAGACAAGCCGGTCAGTGCCGCGTATCTGCGGGAAGCGCAAATGATGACGCTGGCGGAGCCCAACACGGGGATGGTGGTGACGATGGATGTGGGCGATTTCACCAACATTCATCCCAAACAAAAGAAGCCCGTCGGCGAACGACTCGCGCGACTCGCCTTGGCTCGCGACTACGGACGTGATGACTTGTTGGCATCCAGTCCGATTTACCAGAGTCACACCACCGAGGACGACTCGATTCGGATCCAGTTTGCGCACACGGGCGGTGTTTTGATGGCAAGCGACAGTCAGCCGTTGACGCATTTCATGATCGCCGCAAACGACCAACACTTCGTCGATGCCGACGCAATCGTCGACGGGGAAACCATTGTCGTTCGCAGTGAGAATGTGACCGCCCCCGTCGCGGTGCGATTTGCATGGGGCAGCGGTGACATGCCGAATCTTGTCAACCAAGCCGGCTTGCCAGCGTCGTCATTTCGAACCGATCAATGGGCCATCGAACGCGAATGA
- a CDS encoding glycosyl hydrolase family 95 catalytic domain-containing protein, whose protein sequence is MPPVLFVNLKMNFAIKTVSFHVLLLALVGLPSPTSAEVTNEVDWSSFLARHDLVWTRAPMAWHDGPFLGNGMLGSMLHQTDDHHLRISLGRADVEDHQTKGQPFISQSRLPNGYFKLKTSGKITGFSGRLDLYNAEARVRVTTDRGTIDIRGIVHSDDMVILYDLKPSDGEVAMELDFIPLKAIAPARLQADREVASKGDKAHPSRKGWAAAPYQYNPEPVLTKIDGYHVSQQSLVAGGETGTAWTIKNRPDGAKQLLVSIEHSFPQATAAKNAVDHLKKINDESMESFVQRHRVWWHRYYPKSFLSLDDTRMESFYWIQVYKFGAGARKGRAFMDTMGPWMVENTAWANGWFNLNTQLSYWFLSTANRLEVAESLFTKLDEKLPTLVANMPDQYGGQCAGMSTIVPQTFISKFPSGKLGFTGELLWTCHDYWLMLERTMDRQRTTEKFFPLLKKSVHTYLHFMVEGEDGLIHLPHTRSPEYGAGEDCNFNLALFRWGLRTLVNIDDRYGINDPLLPKWNDVLSRLVDYPKNENGFMVAKDFPFEQSHRHYSHLLMIYPICEINIDQPKNRDLIAKSVDHWINYPGRGNAGYSWSGAAAMYALQGDGEKAAGYLNTFLKMQELYPNNPAMIHPTTMYTETKRIQPVTETPLSLCDSLQLMLLQSWGDKIRVFPAVPASWNNLCFDGMLAAGGFKIGAVRTNGKTQFVSVESLAGSPCIVRTDVSEMDVYINGVAATKQQVVKNEEGSWELDLKKGDEAILTSNALKDTDLRIQPVAANKATQNSFGLNDVHLN, encoded by the coding sequence ATGCCCCCCGTACTTTTCGTGAACCTAAAGATGAACTTCGCAATTAAGACCGTCAGCTTCCATGTTTTGCTACTGGCTCTCGTCGGCTTACCTTCGCCAACCAGCGCGGAGGTGACGAACGAGGTTGATTGGTCCAGTTTTTTGGCTCGTCACGATCTGGTTTGGACGCGTGCACCGATGGCCTGGCACGACGGCCCGTTTCTTGGCAACGGTATGCTGGGATCGATGCTGCACCAGACGGATGATCATCACCTGCGAATCAGCCTGGGACGCGCCGATGTGGAAGATCATCAGACAAAGGGGCAGCCCTTTATCTCCCAATCGCGGCTTCCCAACGGTTACTTCAAGCTAAAAACGTCTGGGAAAATCACCGGCTTCAGCGGTCGACTCGACCTGTACAACGCGGAGGCTCGCGTTCGGGTGACCACCGATCGTGGCACGATTGACATTCGCGGCATCGTCCACAGCGACGACATGGTGATCCTGTACGACCTGAAGCCGTCAGATGGCGAAGTCGCCATGGAGTTGGATTTCATTCCACTCAAAGCAATCGCGCCGGCTCGTTTGCAAGCGGACCGGGAGGTCGCCAGCAAGGGTGACAAGGCGCATCCCAGCCGCAAAGGATGGGCCGCAGCACCTTACCAGTACAATCCCGAGCCCGTATTGACGAAGATTGACGGCTACCATGTGTCGCAGCAGTCTTTAGTCGCTGGTGGAGAAACCGGAACCGCCTGGACCATCAAGAACCGTCCCGACGGAGCGAAGCAATTGCTTGTTTCCATCGAGCATAGCTTTCCCCAAGCCACGGCGGCGAAGAACGCCGTCGACCATCTGAAGAAGATCAACGATGAGTCGATGGAAAGCTTCGTTCAGCGGCATCGTGTCTGGTGGCATCGCTATTATCCAAAGAGCTTCCTGAGTCTCGATGACACTCGCATGGAGAGTTTTTACTGGATTCAGGTCTATAAGTTTGGTGCGGGCGCTCGAAAAGGTCGCGCGTTCATGGACACAATGGGGCCTTGGATGGTCGAAAACACCGCCTGGGCGAACGGCTGGTTCAATCTGAATACTCAGCTTTCTTATTGGTTTCTTTCGACCGCGAATCGACTGGAAGTCGCCGAGAGTCTGTTTACAAAGTTGGACGAGAAGCTTCCAACTTTGGTCGCCAATATGCCAGATCAATATGGCGGCCAGTGCGCCGGCATGTCGACGATCGTCCCGCAGACCTTCATCAGCAAGTTTCCCAGCGGCAAGCTTGGGTTCACCGGCGAACTGCTTTGGACGTGCCATGACTATTGGCTGATGCTAGAGCGAACAATGGATCGGCAACGCACTACTGAAAAGTTCTTTCCACTGCTGAAAAAGTCGGTCCATACTTATCTGCATTTCATGGTCGAGGGCGAGGATGGGTTGATTCACTTGCCCCACACACGATCCCCAGAATACGGGGCGGGCGAAGATTGCAATTTCAATCTGGCTCTATTTCGCTGGGGGCTACGCACTCTGGTCAACATCGACGATCGATATGGCATCAACGATCCGCTGCTTCCGAAGTGGAATGACGTGCTCAGCCGATTGGTTGATTATCCGAAGAACGAAAATGGCTTCATGGTCGCCAAGGACTTCCCCTTCGAGCAATCGCACCGTCATTACTCTCACTTGTTGATGATCTATCCGATTTGCGAGATCAACATCGACCAACCCAAAAATCGAGACTTGATCGCCAAGTCAGTGGATCACTGGATCAACTATCCCGGTCGAGGGAACGCAGGCTACTCGTGGAGCGGCGCGGCGGCGATGTATGCGTTGCAGGGCGATGGCGAGAAGGCAGCAGGATACTTGAATACGTTCTTGAAAATGCAGGAACTCTATCCCAACAATCCGGCAATGATTCATCCAACAACGATGTACACTGAAACCAAGCGAATCCAGCCGGTGACCGAAACACCATTGTCGCTGTGTGATTCCCTGCAGTTGATGCTACTACAAAGCTGGGGCGACAAGATTCGAGTTTTCCCCGCCGTACCGGCGTCGTGGAACAATCTTTGTTTTGATGGAATGCTTGCGGCCGGTGGGTTCAAGATCGGCGCCGTACGCACCAACGGAAAGACGCAGTTCGTTTCCGTCGAAAGCTTGGCCGGATCACCGTGCATCGTGCGAACGGACGTTTCAGAAATGGACGTTTACATCAATGGCGTCGCAGCAACGAAGCAGCAAGTAGTGAAGAACGAAGAAGGCTCATGGGAACTCGATCTCAAAAAGGGTGACGAGGCGATCCTGACGTCAAACGCACTGAAAGACACCGATCTGCGAATCCAGCCTGTTGCCGCCAACAAGGCGACGCAAAATTCATTCGGACTCAATGATGTCCATTTGAATTAG
- a CDS encoding DUF1585 domain-containing protein, with translation MIGKWRTQANGEGFRGKNAPLIDVSGEFPEGDSFASLDEYKAGLLARRDAFTRNLVEKMLTYALTRPVGYADRQTVETITDSVRSDDYQMRTLIREVVASEIFQSK, from the coding sequence GTGATCGGCAAGTGGCGCACCCAAGCCAACGGCGAAGGGTTCCGCGGCAAGAACGCACCGTTGATCGATGTCAGCGGCGAGTTCCCCGAGGGTGATTCGTTCGCGTCGCTGGATGAGTACAAGGCGGGATTGCTGGCGCGGCGCGATGCATTCACCCGCAACCTAGTCGAAAAGATGCTGACGTACGCTTTGACTCGCCCGGTCGGTTACGCCGATCGTCAGACTGTCGAAACGATCACCGATTCCGTGCGAAGTGATGATTACCAGATGCGGACGCTCATCCGCGAAGTTGTTGCCAGTGAAATCTTTCAATCGAAATGA
- a CDS encoding alkaline phosphatase D family protein, which produces MTARLLAALTGLLILGIPASASPALLWTQYAQANGVLKLTAHTDADPLHPEPATARLLMKISDEWETVAEAEVEPLTAMAAFRVEDWDNRKVFSYRVLCGDSKLEGTIRAEPKAKGGVLKLAVLACIKDEFFPQTNAVQHVIDQDPDLLFFGGDQLYESNAGGEVIYTQSEADIPAAMANVLAKWRKFGLMFKELLKDRPSLIITDDHDVYADDLWGRGGIRMPGNRTTGGYNMEPKWVNLVERVQTWHLPDAAHPGPWGDGILAYYTSLNYGGVSFALLEDRKFKSAPAQVLDAPVSDPDASQMAPNMEVIEWADFDAGKLDQPGLQLLGKSQEDFVRQWANDVFKSGNLAAVLSQSPYANVGNYEPHFGDMDSNGWPQSARDRALRAIAPSKAVMLCGDIYYGTLFQNGIDDWGDGPWTFSVPGFTSNQNRRWKPSVAPQGNAIEGIEGSGNHHDRFGNKLTLVGKADGYKGYGMAFFDKGKREITLDIHLFNDARQPVPDRVPGWPRTIQVE; this is translated from the coding sequence ATGACTGCAAGACTCCTCGCCGCCCTCACGGGATTACTTATCCTTGGCATCCCCGCATCGGCGTCGCCGGCGCTGCTTTGGACGCAATACGCTCAGGCCAACGGAGTCTTGAAGCTGACCGCTCACACCGATGCCGACCCGCTGCATCCCGAACCGGCGACGGCGCGACTGCTGATGAAGATCAGCGACGAGTGGGAAACGGTTGCCGAAGCGGAAGTGGAACCACTCACCGCGATGGCCGCCTTTCGTGTGGAAGACTGGGACAATCGCAAAGTGTTTTCGTACCGGGTCCTGTGTGGCGACAGCAAGCTGGAGGGAACGATTCGGGCCGAACCCAAGGCGAAAGGTGGCGTCTTGAAACTCGCCGTGCTCGCCTGCATCAAGGACGAGTTCTTTCCGCAAACCAACGCCGTGCAGCATGTGATCGATCAAGATCCCGATCTGCTGTTCTTTGGAGGCGACCAGCTCTATGAATCCAACGCGGGCGGCGAGGTTATCTACACGCAAAGTGAAGCGGACATCCCCGCCGCGATGGCGAATGTGCTCGCCAAGTGGCGAAAGTTTGGATTGATGTTTAAGGAGCTACTCAAGGATCGCCCTTCGCTAATCATCACGGACGATCACGATGTCTACGCCGATGACCTTTGGGGGCGAGGCGGGATTCGTATGCCAGGGAATCGCACCACGGGTGGTTACAACATGGAACCAAAGTGGGTCAATCTGGTGGAGCGAGTGCAAACTTGGCATTTGCCCGACGCGGCTCATCCCGGTCCGTGGGGAGATGGCATTCTAGCGTATTACACTTCATTGAATTATGGCGGTGTCAGTTTCGCGCTGTTGGAAGATCGGAAGTTCAAGTCCGCTCCTGCCCAGGTGCTCGACGCACCGGTGAGTGACCCGGACGCATCGCAGATGGCCCCAAACATGGAAGTCATCGAATGGGCTGACTTTGATGCGGGCAAATTGGATCAACCCGGTTTGCAGTTGCTTGGAAAATCGCAGGAAGACTTCGTGAGACAATGGGCCAACGATGTTTTCAAGAGCGGCAACCTGGCTGCTGTGCTGAGTCAATCACCGTACGCCAATGTGGGCAACTATGAGCCGCATTTCGGCGACATGGATTCCAATGGTTGGCCTCAGTCGGCCCGCGATCGGGCACTGCGAGCGATCGCGCCCTCCAAGGCCGTGATGCTATGCGGAGACATATACTACGGCACTTTGTTTCAGAACGGCATTGACGACTGGGGTGACGGTCCTTGGACGTTCTCGGTGCCCGGCTTCACCTCCAATCAAAACCGCCGTTGGAAACCATCGGTCGCACCGCAAGGCAACGCGATTGAGGGTATTGAAGGATCGGGAAATCACCATGATCGGTTCGGCAACAAGCTCACTTTGGTCGGCAAGGCCGATGGCTACAAAGGCTACGGCATGGCGTTCTTCGACAAAGGCAAGCGTGAAATCACGTTGGACATTCACCTCTTCAATGATGCGCGCCAGCCGGTGCCGGATCGCGTTCCCGGTTGGCCGCGAACGATCCAGGTGGAATGA
- the ltrA gene encoding group II intron reverse transcriptase/maturase, with amino-acid sequence MTLRESDDPVVPQQPDCQSGSDKPSNVGAGKRVEISRDSDRTPTVLSDGNSVLTRLDRISQRAKTHPGADFNNLFSLLDYELLWYAFRRLKRGKTPGVDNVTIEDYEEGLEANLRDLLERLHRGAYRPMPSLRKNIPKGNGKTRPLGIACVEDKLVQRAVVMILEQIYEVDFYDTSYGYRPGKSCHEALSTLGGIIATRKVNWISDADVKGFFDNVSHQRLEELLRKRISDPKLLRLISRSLKAGVMIDGKLQATEDGVPQGASLSPLLANVYLHYVLDEWFEQEVKPRLKGEAYIVRFADDFVCCFEHESDALRYQLVLPKRLGRYSLSVAEEKTKLMRFGRFARRDHQRLGEGAPQTFDFLGFTHYCGHSRAGKFKLKRKTSGKKLRVKLTEMRLWFHHQLSTPVGEMWQVLNAKLRGHYQYYGINDNWPMLMAYRSKVRRMAKRHLSRRSQKSYLNWDAFNCFTELHPLASPKSLTDLIAMNRESLRARAK; translated from the coding sequence AGGGAATCGGACGACCCAGTAGTACCGCAGCAGCCCGACTGCCAATCGGGAAGCGACAAGCCGAGTAATGTCGGTGCAGGGAAGCGGGTCGAGATTTCACGCGATTCAGATCGGACACCGACCGTACTCAGTGACGGAAACTCGGTGCTAACCCGGCTGGATCGCATCTCTCAAAGAGCGAAGACGCACCCGGGAGCAGATTTCAACAATCTCTTCTCACTGCTCGACTATGAGCTGTTGTGGTACGCCTTTCGCCGACTTAAACGAGGTAAAACGCCAGGCGTCGATAACGTAACGATAGAGGACTACGAAGAAGGACTCGAAGCGAACCTTCGAGACCTTCTCGAACGACTTCATCGTGGCGCGTATCGCCCGATGCCAAGTTTGCGAAAGAACATCCCCAAGGGGAATGGGAAAACGCGACCGCTTGGTATCGCTTGCGTGGAGGACAAGCTTGTCCAACGCGCAGTCGTGATGATCTTGGAGCAAATCTACGAAGTAGACTTCTACGACACTTCGTATGGTTACCGTCCAGGCAAATCGTGTCACGAGGCATTGTCGACACTCGGCGGGATCATCGCCACGCGGAAAGTGAACTGGATCAGTGACGCCGATGTCAAAGGATTCTTTGACAACGTGTCTCACCAGCGACTCGAAGAGCTGTTGCGGAAGCGAATCAGCGACCCGAAGTTGCTGCGACTGATTAGCCGTTCCTTGAAGGCAGGCGTGATGATCGACGGGAAGTTGCAGGCCACCGAAGACGGTGTTCCTCAGGGAGCTAGTCTCTCACCGCTGTTGGCCAACGTGTATTTGCATTACGTGTTGGACGAGTGGTTCGAGCAAGAAGTCAAACCACGACTCAAGGGCGAAGCGTACATCGTGCGTTTCGCTGATGATTTCGTGTGTTGCTTCGAGCACGAATCGGATGCGTTGAGATACCAATTGGTGCTGCCGAAGCGACTTGGCCGTTACTCTCTGTCAGTCGCCGAGGAGAAAACCAAGTTGATGCGTTTTGGACGCTTCGCACGTCGCGATCACCAGCGACTCGGCGAAGGCGCCCCACAGACGTTCGACTTTCTCGGATTCACTCACTACTGCGGGCATTCGCGAGCCGGAAAGTTCAAGCTGAAAAGGAAAACGTCAGGGAAGAAGCTTCGTGTGAAGTTAACCGAGATGCGTCTTTGGTTTCATCATCAGCTCTCGACTCCGGTCGGCGAGATGTGGCAAGTTCTGAACGCGAAGCTTCGCGGCCACTATCAGTATTACGGTATCAATGACAATTGGCCGATGCTGATGGCGTACCGCAGCAAGGTTCGTCGGATGGCGAAACGACATTTGAGTCGCCGTAGTCAAAAGAGCTATTTGAACTGGGACGCTTTCAATTGCTTTACGGAACTGCATCCCTTGGCGAGTCCGAAGAGTTTGACGGATCTGATCGCAATGAACCGTGAGTCGTTACGTGCGAGAGCCAAGTGA
- a CDS encoding sulfatase family protein: protein MIGYSAPLVSTEVASWLSKKRDKSKPFALSVWVHEPHAPIATDPKFSGLYDGHENSKYMGNITQMDHALGKVMQTLDDEGVSDNTFIFFTSDNGPVIKFGGTTGGLRGLKRSDHEGGIRVPGVARWPGKIAPGSISDVPVIGTDIFATVLAMTGIPLPDDRTIDGVSMIPAFAGKPVERKVPLFWRTHVSPPGDRVALRIGDWKLVGDETLTKFQLYEIQKDWKEEHDLASAMPEKTAEMTKKLLEVWKSIETEGPNEWWESETQKPMKGGKLSY from the coding sequence ATGATCGGCTACTCGGCTCCCTTGGTCTCGACCGAAGTGGCGAGTTGGTTGAGCAAGAAACGGGACAAATCCAAACCCTTTGCGTTGTCGGTTTGGGTTCACGAGCCTCATGCACCGATCGCGACGGATCCCAAGTTTTCTGGTCTGTATGACGGGCACGAGAACAGCAAGTACATGGGCAACATCACTCAAATGGACCATGCCTTGGGCAAAGTCATGCAGACGTTGGATGATGAAGGCGTAAGCGATAACACCTTCATTTTCTTTACATCGGATAACGGCCCGGTCATTAAGTTTGGTGGAACGACGGGTGGCCTACGTGGTCTCAAGCGTAGTGATCACGAGGGCGGCATTCGCGTGCCCGGTGTCGCGCGTTGGCCGGGGAAGATCGCACCGGGATCGATCAGCGATGTCCCGGTCATTGGCACGGATATCTTTGCCACGGTACTCGCAATGACGGGCATTCCGCTACCGGACGATCGCACGATTGATGGCGTCAGTATGATTCCGGCGTTTGCGGGAAAGCCGGTCGAGCGAAAGGTTCCGTTGTTTTGGCGGACGCATGTTTCGCCACCGGGCGATCGTGTGGCATTACGGATCGGTGATTGGAAACTGGTCGGCGACGAAACACTGACCAAATTCCAGCTCTACGAGATCCAGAAGGACTGGAAAGAAGAGCACGATCTGGCTTCGGCGATGCCTGAGAAAACAGCCGAGATGACAAAAAAGCTGCTGGAGGTTTGGAAGTCCATCGAAACCGAAGGTCCCAACGAGTGGTGGGAAAGCGAAACCCAAAAGCCCATGAAGGGCGGCAAGCTGAGCTACTGA